One Nitrospira sp. DNA window includes the following coding sequences:
- a CDS encoding 6-pyruvoyl tetrahydrobiopterin synthase: MSSVLLTKRIEFAASHRYHKPEWDAAKNRATFGACNNNPGHGHNYMLEVTVAGEVDRRTGMVVNLFDLKRVLLEVLEEFDHKHLNLDLPYFERQIPTSENLARVLWEKLQTQPDIGTLQRIRLYEDEDLCADLTAEAGLDVASVTRRYSFTAVHDGHRGHTWDLLVTVRGPIDRETGMVTDIVALDRLLKERVLSPFDGQDLRVALGTPSVTGEYLVKAIWDRIASGIPAGTLQLVKLVQTRDLSYEYVG; the protein is encoded by the coding sequence ATGTCCTCCGTTTTACTCACAAAGCGCATCGAGTTCGCCGCCTCCCATCGGTACCACAAGCCTGAATGGGATGCCGCGAAGAACCGCGCCACATTCGGCGCCTGCAACAACAATCCGGGACACGGCCACAACTACATGTTGGAAGTGACGGTGGCGGGTGAAGTGGACCGACGAACCGGCATGGTCGTGAACCTCTTCGACCTGAAGCGGGTGCTGTTGGAGGTGTTGGAAGAGTTCGACCATAAACATCTCAATCTCGACCTGCCCTATTTCGAACGGCAGATTCCGACCTCTGAAAACCTCGCGCGGGTGTTATGGGAGAAACTTCAGACGCAGCCGGACATCGGGACTCTGCAACGGATTCGCCTTTACGAAGACGAGGATCTCTGCGCCGACCTGACGGCGGAGGCCGGGCTCGATGTGGCGTCGGTCACGAGACGCTACTCATTTACCGCCGTGCACGACGGCCATCGCGGCCATACCTGGGACCTGTTGGTGACGGTCCGTGGACCGATCGACCGTGAAACCGGCATGGTCACCGACATTGTGGCGCTCGACCGGCTGTTGAAGGAACGGGTATTGTCCCCATTCGACGGGCAGGATCTACGCGTCGCCCTCGGTACCCCATCCGTCACCGGCGAATATCTGGTCAAGGCCATCTGGGATCGCATCGCATCAGGCATTCCCGCAGGAACCCTGCAACTCGTCAAGCTCGTCCAAACCCGAGACCTCTCCTACGAATACGTCGGCTGA
- a CDS encoding Fe-S oxidoreductase-like protein in Rubrerythrin cluster, with translation MKALSLLHPIDPDALDKESLRIYDVCDGCRRCFNLCPSFNTLLDRIDGYESDVRKFTPADHHRVVDECYYCKLCFNHCPYTPPHQYGIDFPLLMAVWKKRLAAERGTKWRDWLLTRTDLLGRMNSAFAPLINWALGQGWLRGLLQTLLGVHRDRQVLHYQRETFARWWARRSSAGRPVAGKKVALFASCLVNYQVTDVGKATVQVLEKNGVEVVLPDQSCCGMPSFDIGDSAAMVTAARRNIGSLKSWVDRGYDVVIPAPSCSLMVKREYLHLVPGEAAELVADHTYDVCEYLMKLKREGTLATDFTQKPGLVAYQVPCHLRDQNIGFKSKELMECAGAQVEVIEKCAGHDGSWSAKTEFFPLSMKIAQKAVRVVEQRPVDLVASDCPLAGLQLDQAGAAAHAGGKAAMHPIQIVRDAYGLPSDPRAS, from the coding sequence GTGAAAGCACTCAGCCTGCTCCATCCCATCGATCCGGACGCACTCGACAAGGAATCGCTCCGAATCTACGACGTGTGCGACGGTTGCCGCCGCTGTTTCAACCTCTGCCCGTCCTTCAATACCCTGCTGGATCGAATCGATGGGTATGAGAGCGATGTCAGGAAATTCACCCCGGCGGATCATCACCGCGTCGTGGATGAATGCTACTATTGCAAACTTTGCTTCAACCATTGCCCCTACACGCCGCCCCATCAATATGGGATCGATTTTCCGCTCTTGATGGCGGTCTGGAAAAAACGCCTGGCCGCGGAGCGCGGTACCAAATGGCGAGATTGGCTCTTGACCAGGACCGATCTGTTGGGGCGAATGAACAGTGCCTTCGCGCCCCTGATCAACTGGGCGTTGGGGCAAGGATGGTTGCGAGGCCTTCTACAGACCCTGCTGGGTGTCCACCGGGACCGGCAAGTGTTGCACTATCAACGTGAAACATTTGCGCGTTGGTGGGCGCGGCGATCTTCAGCCGGCCGGCCGGTCGCCGGAAAGAAGGTCGCGCTGTTCGCGAGCTGTCTAGTGAATTACCAAGTGACGGATGTGGGAAAGGCGACCGTACAGGTGCTTGAGAAAAACGGTGTGGAGGTGGTGTTGCCGGATCAATCCTGCTGCGGGATGCCGTCCTTCGACATCGGGGACTCCGCGGCGATGGTGACGGCGGCCCGGCGGAATATCGGTTCGCTGAAGTCCTGGGTCGATCGGGGCTATGATGTCGTGATTCCCGCTCCCAGTTGCAGCCTCATGGTGAAGCGGGAGTATCTGCATCTCGTGCCCGGTGAGGCTGCGGAGCTGGTCGCCGACCATACCTATGACGTTTGTGAGTACCTTATGAAGCTCAAGCGTGAGGGGACCTTGGCGACGGACTTCACGCAGAAGCCCGGCTTGGTGGCGTACCAGGTGCCTTGCCATCTGCGCGATCAAAACATCGGGTTCAAGTCGAAGGAGTTGATGGAATGCGCCGGGGCGCAGGTCGAGGTGATTGAAAAGTGCGCCGGGCATGACGGGTCCTGGTCGGCCAAAACGGAATTTTTTCCGCTCTCCATGAAGATCGCACAGAAGGCGGTGAGGGTGGTCGAACAGCGGCCGGTTGATCTGGTGGCATCCGATTGCCCGTTGGCAGGGCTCCAGCTCGATCAAGCCGGCGCCGCAGCCCATGCCGGAGGGAAGGCGGCGATGCATCCCATCCAGATCGTACGCGACGCCTATGGACTGCCCAGCGATCCTCGGGCTTCGTGA
- a CDS encoding Rubrerythrin: protein MGNSLKGTKSHENLKHAFAGESQANRRYLYFARRADIEGYPDVGGLFRDTSEAETGHAFGHLDFLKEVGDPATGVPIGNTEANLKSAIEGETYEYTQMYPGMAKTARDEGFSELAEWFETLAKAERSHANRFAKGLESLKQ from the coding sequence ATGGGAAACAGTTTGAAGGGCACGAAGAGTCACGAAAACCTCAAGCATGCGTTTGCGGGAGAGTCTCAAGCGAACCGGCGTTATCTCTACTTTGCGCGCCGGGCCGACATCGAAGGGTACCCGGATGTCGGGGGGCTGTTCCGGGACACGTCGGAAGCGGAAACCGGCCATGCCTTCGGCCACTTGGATTTTCTGAAGGAAGTCGGCGATCCCGCCACCGGGGTGCCGATCGGCAATACCGAAGCCAACCTGAAGTCGGCCATCGAAGGCGAAACCTACGAATATACCCAGATGTATCCGGGGATGGCCAAGACGGCCCGCGATGAAGGCTTCTCTGAATTGGCCGAGTGGTTCGAGACCTTGGCCAAGGCGGAGCGGTCCCATGCGAATCGGTTTGCGAAGGGACTCGAAAGCTTGAAGCAATAA
- a CDS encoding dTDP-4-dehydrorhamnose 3,5-epimerase, translating into MQITPTPLEGLFQIEPDVFRDARGKFVEIFRESRYDAVGIDKPFVQDNFSWSVRGTLRGLHYQLARPQGKLVTVVKGAVYDVAVDIRRGSPTFGQWYGVELSDTNMRQLYVPPGFAHGFCVLSEAAGFLYKCTEVYSPGDERGILWSDPALAIAWPVKTPLLSAKDQAYKCLADMTADLPHYGLR; encoded by the coding sequence ATGCAGATTACGCCGACCCCGCTCGAGGGCCTCTTCCAGATCGAGCCCGATGTGTTCCGGGATGCAAGGGGGAAGTTCGTCGAGATCTTTCGCGAATCGCGGTATGACGCAGTCGGGATCGACAAGCCCTTCGTGCAGGACAATTTTTCCTGGTCCGTCCGAGGGACGTTGCGCGGGCTCCACTATCAACTGGCTCGGCCCCAAGGGAAGCTGGTCACGGTCGTCAAGGGCGCGGTCTACGATGTGGCGGTCGATATCCGCCGGGGGTCACCCACGTTCGGGCAGTGGTACGGGGTCGAATTGTCCGATACGAACATGCGGCAACTCTATGTTCCCCCCGGGTTCGCCCATGGATTTTGCGTGCTGAGCGAGGCGGCGGGGTTTCTCTATAAGTGCACCGAGGTCTATTCACCTGGAGATGAGCGGGGCATCCTCTGGAGCGATCCGGCGCTCGCCATCGCCTGGCCTGTGAAGACGCCGTTACTCTCCGCCAAGGACCAAGCCTACAAGTGTCTGGCGGATATGACCGCGGATCTGCCTCACTACGGTCTGCGTTAG
- a CDS encoding DNA-binding protein HU-beta has protein sequence MAKSMTKSQIADHLAGKAGITKKTAVQLLDDFAALAYREAKNAFVVPGIGKLVLANRKARMGRNPQTGEPIKIPAKRVVKFRVAKMAKDSILGKK, from the coding sequence ATGGCCAAGTCGATGACGAAATCGCAGATTGCTGACCATCTTGCCGGCAAGGCGGGGATTACCAAGAAGACGGCCGTCCAATTGTTGGACGATTTTGCCGCCCTGGCCTATCGTGAAGCGAAGAATGCCTTCGTCGTGCCCGGCATCGGGAAACTGGTGCTTGCCAATCGGAAGGCACGTATGGGTCGGAACCCGCAGACGGGTGAGCCGATCAAGATTCCGGCGAAGCGGGTGGTGAAGTTCCGCGTTGCGAAGATGGCCAAGGATTCAATCCTCGGCAAAAAGTAA
- a CDS encoding Cytochrome c, class I has translation MVQCGGRRCQAILWVAAILGVGCLSAFGADEAVLKPRVPVDKIEEARTWTNPFPSTEENIEKGRALFQGKAFCATCHGREGKGLGDIEGLRGKLPRNFTDKVWQAARTDGELFWILKNGSPGTDMASFVPLVLTEEEAWHVLLYVRSFGR, from the coding sequence ATGGTGCAATGCGGTGGGCGTCGTTGTCAGGCTATCTTGTGGGTGGCCGCCATACTGGGCGTGGGGTGCCTGTCGGCGTTCGGAGCCGATGAGGCGGTTTTGAAGCCGCGCGTACCGGTCGACAAAATCGAAGAAGCCAGGACCTGGACCAATCCCTTCCCTTCCACTGAAGAAAACATTGAGAAAGGAAGGGCGCTGTTTCAAGGGAAAGCGTTCTGTGCCACCTGTCACGGGAGGGAAGGGAAGGGACTCGGTGACATCGAAGGCTTGCGAGGCAAGCTGCCGCGCAATTTCACGGACAAGGTTTGGCAGGCCGCGAGAACCGACGGGGAATTATTCTGGATTTTGAAAAATGGGAGTCCGGGAACTGATATGGCCTCCTTCGTTCCGCTCGTCCTCACAGAAGAAGAGGCCTGGCACGTCTTGCTCTACGTACGGTCCTTTGGCCGCTGA
- a CDS encoding Cytochrome c551 peroxidase encodes MVRSGLSSRAIVSLLLLCAVGAGTATVLASPSGHAPHGTVTIDGVTVPDVGPLPTAVPTPATNLNYAAKIELGKQLYFDGRLSKNNAISCAFCHNPGTGFADSRQTSIGVGGGIGGRQSPTVYNTAFNHFQFWDGRARSLEEQAIGPIHNPVEMAETHEHVVAKLGKIKGYQQQFRAVFGTDVNLQGIAEAIAAYERTVLSTNSAFDRYVSGDQKAMDEAAVRGLALFKGKARCILCHNGANFTDNQFHNLGVPQVGPMKEDLGRFSVTRAEKDKGAFKTPTLRSITETSPYMHDGAFKTLEEVVEFMDQGGGNNPNLSPLVKPLSLTAEEKADLIAFLKALTGEPIKFSMPKLPK; translated from the coding sequence ATGGTGCGATCAGGCTTGTCGTCACGCGCGATCGTTTCGCTGCTGCTGTTGTGCGCAGTCGGGGCAGGAACCGCCACCGTGCTGGCCTCACCATCCGGCCATGCGCCCCACGGGACCGTGACCATCGATGGTGTGACGGTGCCGGATGTCGGCCCGCTGCCGACTGCGGTTCCGACACCGGCCACGAATTTGAATTATGCCGCGAAGATCGAACTCGGGAAGCAACTCTACTTCGATGGGCGTCTGTCAAAAAATAACGCGATCTCCTGCGCCTTTTGCCACAATCCCGGGACCGGATTTGCGGATTCCCGCCAAACCTCCATAGGGGTAGGAGGCGGCATCGGCGGTCGCCAATCGCCGACGGTCTACAATACGGCTTTCAATCATTTCCAGTTTTGGGACGGGCGGGCGCGCTCGCTTGAGGAGCAGGCCATCGGGCCGATCCACAATCCCGTCGAGATGGCGGAGACGCATGAACATGTCGTGGCGAAGTTGGGCAAGATCAAGGGCTATCAGCAGCAGTTTCGAGCCGTCTTCGGAACGGATGTCAATCTACAGGGCATCGCCGAGGCGATCGCCGCCTATGAGCGTACGGTGCTTTCCACGAATTCCGCCTTCGATAGGTACGTGTCGGGTGATCAGAAGGCTATGGACGAAGCGGCGGTTCGAGGCCTGGCACTCTTCAAGGGGAAAGCCCGCTGCATCCTCTGTCACAACGGGGCGAACTTCACCGACAACCAGTTCCACAATCTCGGAGTCCCCCAGGTCGGTCCGATGAAGGAAGATCTTGGTCGCTTCTCCGTCACCCGAGCGGAGAAGGACAAAGGAGCCTTCAAGACGCCGACCCTTCGCAGCATCACGGAAACCTCTCCCTATATGCATGACGGCGCCTTCAAAACGCTGGAGGAAGTCGTCGAGTTCATGGATCAGGGGGGCGGGAACAATCCCAACCTGAGTCCGCTCGTCAAGCCGCTGAGCTTGACGGCGGAGGAGAAGGCCGATCTCATCGCCTTTCTGAAGGCCTTGACGGGGGAGCCCATCAAATTCTCCATGCCGAAATTGCCGAAATAA
- a CDS encoding Aldehyde dehydrogenase B — protein MIQQEIFQTLGLAQEQPGGCLSSTTWTQTTNAGIVESHNPATGKLLARIYGCSSTDYDRLMADSQAVQASWRMVPAPKRGEIVRLIGQALRERKDVLGTLVSLEVGKIKTEGDGEVQEMIDMADFAVGLSRMLYGQTMHSERARHRMYEQWHPLGVVGVITAFNFPVAVWAWNAFIAAVAGNTVLWKPSPKAPLCALAVQHLCNRVLEEAGYPGVFALFTTDRVEMADNMVRDERLPLISFTGSVPVGRHVAEVVGHRLGRTLLELSGNNAVIVDETADLDLATRAIVFGAVGTAGQRCTSTRRLIVQESQYAKLIPRLLSAYAQVTIGDPLEPGVLMGPLIDEEAVARYRAALEEIKKEGGDVLCGGQVLARPGHFVEPAIVRAENHWDIVQRETFAPILYVMTYRTLDEAIRLQNAVPQGLSSALFTTHLRHSEAFLAATGSDCGIANINIGTSGAEIGGAFGGEKATGGGREAGSDAWKAYMRRQTTTINWGTELPLAQGVTFGRDEGGSDGARS, from the coding sequence ATGATCCAGCAAGAGATTTTCCAGACGTTAGGGCTGGCACAGGAACAACCGGGCGGATGCCTTTCATCGACGACCTGGACCCAAACCACGAACGCCGGGATAGTGGAGTCACACAATCCCGCCACGGGGAAGCTGCTGGCGCGTATCTACGGCTGTTCATCGACAGACTACGACAGGCTTATGGCCGATTCTCAGGCGGTACAGGCTTCTTGGCGGATGGTGCCGGCTCCCAAGCGGGGGGAGATCGTCCGTCTGATCGGGCAGGCCTTGCGGGAAAGGAAGGATGTTCTTGGCACGCTCGTGTCGCTCGAAGTGGGCAAGATCAAGACCGAGGGTGATGGAGAAGTGCAGGAGATGATCGACATGGCGGACTTTGCCGTGGGGTTGTCCCGCATGTTGTACGGACAGACCATGCATTCCGAACGTGCGCGGCACCGAATGTATGAGCAATGGCATCCGCTCGGCGTGGTGGGTGTCATCACGGCCTTCAATTTTCCTGTGGCGGTCTGGGCCTGGAATGCCTTCATTGCGGCGGTGGCTGGGAACACGGTGCTGTGGAAGCCTTCTCCAAAGGCGCCGCTCTGTGCGCTGGCGGTTCAGCATCTGTGCAATCGTGTATTGGAAGAGGCCGGGTATCCGGGGGTGTTCGCGTTGTTCACGACGGATCGCGTCGAGATGGCCGACAACATGGTGCGGGATGAGCGGTTGCCGCTGATTTCGTTCACCGGGTCCGTACCGGTCGGCAGGCATGTGGCGGAAGTGGTCGGGCATCGGCTGGGGCGAACCCTGCTGGAGTTGAGCGGGAACAATGCGGTCATCGTGGACGAGACGGCCGACCTCGATTTGGCGACGAGGGCGATCGTATTCGGCGCAGTCGGCACGGCGGGGCAACGTTGCACCAGCACCAGGCGGCTCATCGTGCAGGAGTCGCAGTATGCGAAGCTCATCCCGCGACTCCTGTCCGCCTATGCGCAGGTGACGATCGGCGATCCTCTTGAGCCGGGAGTACTGATGGGGCCGCTGATCGACGAGGAGGCGGTGGCGCGTTACAGGGCGGCCCTTGAGGAGATCAAGAAAGAAGGCGGTGACGTGTTGTGTGGGGGGCAGGTGCTTGCTCGTCCCGGCCACTTCGTCGAGCCGGCGATCGTGCGGGCGGAGAACCACTGGGACATCGTGCAACGGGAGACGTTTGCCCCGATCCTCTACGTGATGACCTATCGGACCCTGGACGAGGCAATCCGGTTGCAGAATGCCGTACCGCAAGGCTTGTCGTCGGCTCTGTTCACCACCCATCTCCGGCACAGCGAAGCATTCCTGGCTGCGACTGGAAGTGATTGCGGCATTGCCAATATCAACATCGGCACCTCCGGAGCGGAGATCGGCGGAGCCTTCGGTGGAGAGAAGGCCACGGGGGGCGGGCGCGAAGCGGGGTCCGATGCCTGGAAGGCCTACATGCGTCGTCAGACCACGACGATCAATTGGGGAACGGAGTTGCCGCTGGCGCAAGGGGTGACGTTTGGGCGAGATGAAGGAGGGAGCGATGGGGCAAGGAGCTGA
- a CDS encoding dehydrogenase, NADP-dependent, giving the protein MPQVLVLGAGKIGSLVAGLLSTQEQYRIHLGDLTLDAPKRLVDELSLTGVTPCALDVRRADLVADYVTSHRFHAVVSSLPYFCNPTVAEIARAHHLHYFDLTEDVTVTGRVRAISEGADRAFIPQCGLAPGFISIVTNDLIGHFESIDSVKMRVGALPVHPSNVLKYSLTWSTDGLINEYGNVCVGIESGQEVQLQPLEGYETVELDGLLYEAFNTSGGLGTLADTYCGRVRTMNYKTLRYPGHCEKIHFLMKDLKLNEDRETLKRILERAIPQTHQDVVLIYAAVTGMRQGELFEETYVKKVYPRRILGRLWSAIQVTTASSLCCVVDLVMAKPQDYRGFVTQERFQLQDVLNNRFGACFRS; this is encoded by the coding sequence ATGCCTCAGGTGCTGGTACTCGGAGCGGGAAAAATCGGTTCCCTGGTGGCGGGGCTGCTTTCAACCCAAGAGCAGTACCGGATTCACTTAGGGGACCTGACTCTGGATGCGCCCAAGCGGCTGGTGGATGAGTTGTCGCTGACGGGGGTCACGCCCTGTGCGCTCGATGTGCGCCGGGCCGACCTGGTTGCAGACTATGTCACCTCCCACCGGTTCCACGCGGTCGTCTCCAGTCTCCCCTATTTCTGCAATCCGACCGTCGCGGAAATCGCGCGCGCCCATCACCTCCACTATTTCGACCTGACCGAAGACGTGACCGTGACCGGCCGCGTCAGGGCCATCAGTGAGGGGGCGGACCGGGCGTTCATTCCGCAATGCGGACTCGCGCCAGGGTTCATCAGCATCGTCACCAACGACCTCATCGGGCACTTCGAATCCATCGACAGCGTAAAGATGCGGGTCGGCGCCTTGCCGGTCCATCCGAGCAACGTCTTGAAGTATTCCCTCACCTGGTCCACCGACGGGCTGATCAACGAGTACGGAAATGTCTGTGTCGGGATCGAAAGCGGCCAGGAAGTCCAACTACAACCGCTCGAAGGGTATGAAACGGTCGAACTGGACGGCCTGCTCTATGAAGCTTTCAACACCTCCGGCGGATTGGGCACCCTGGCGGACACGTACTGTGGGCGGGTCCGCACCATGAACTATAAGACCCTGCGGTACCCCGGCCATTGCGAGAAAATCCATTTCCTCATGAAGGATCTCAAGTTGAATGAGGATCGGGAGACACTCAAACGCATTCTGGAGCGGGCGATCCCGCAGACTCACCAGGATGTGGTGTTGATTTACGCCGCCGTGACCGGCATGAGGCAGGGAGAGCTGTTCGAGGAGACCTATGTGAAAAAGGTGTATCCGCGGAGGATTCTGGGCCGCCTCTGGTCCGCCATTCAGGTCACGACCGCCTCATCGCTCTGTTGCGTCGTCGATCTCGTCATGGCCAAGCCACAGGATTATCGCGGCTTCGTGACGCAGGAACGTTTTCAGTTGCAGGATGTCCTGAACAATCGCTTTGGGGCCTGTTTTCGATCATAG
- a CDS encoding Stage 0 sporulation protein YaaT, with protein MPFMVDTLLAHELAQPYPSAARIVGVKIRDRGEVKKFDAGEAVLAAGDRVLLDVGGELSYGVVYGVPQLMPFIPPMRVMQPIVRKATSEDDAAIDRYERLASEGIKACREQAAALGLKMKLVEVFCSFHRRQMTFVYTAEDRIDFRELVRRLARRFGGRIEMRQVGVRDEASRLGGIDTCGLVLCCASFLTEVKPVTVKQARVLGLPVDDPKLLGVCGRLKCCLLFEAMDNQTSSKSSVLITPASPRQASS; from the coding sequence ATGCCGTTCATGGTCGATACATTACTTGCCCACGAGCTTGCTCAGCCCTATCCCTCCGCTGCCCGGATCGTGGGGGTGAAGATCCGTGATCGCGGTGAGGTCAAGAAATTCGATGCCGGGGAGGCAGTTCTTGCAGCCGGGGACCGGGTGCTGCTCGATGTCGGTGGTGAATTGAGCTACGGGGTGGTCTACGGGGTCCCTCAGCTCATGCCCTTTATCCCTCCCATGCGCGTGATGCAGCCGATCGTCCGGAAAGCGACCAGTGAAGACGACGCGGCGATCGATCGGTATGAGCGGTTGGCTTCGGAAGGGATAAAGGCCTGCCGGGAACAGGCGGCGGCGCTCGGATTGAAGATGAAGCTGGTGGAAGTGTTCTGCTCGTTCCATCGCCGGCAGATGACCTTTGTCTATACGGCGGAGGATCGGATCGATTTTCGGGAATTGGTCCGCCGGTTGGCGCGCCGATTCGGCGGTCGAATTGAAATGCGCCAGGTGGGGGTTCGTGACGAAGCAAGCCGATTGGGTGGGATCGACACCTGTGGCCTCGTGCTGTGCTGCGCCAGCTTTCTCACCGAGGTCAAGCCCGTGACCGTCAAGCAGGCCCGCGTACTCGGCCTTCCGGTCGATGATCCCAAGCTCCTCGGCGTCTGCGGCCGCCTCAAATGTTGCCTCCTGTTCGAGGCGATGGACAACCAAACCTCTTCGAAATCGTCGGTGCTGATTACTCCCGCCAGTCCTCGTCAGGCATCGTCCTAA